The Verrucomicrobium spinosum DSM 4136 = JCM 18804 genome includes a region encoding these proteins:
- the vccD gene encoding Verru_Chthon cassette protein D, with protein MRTSRLPFQSSSSSSRAAFTLVEMMVVIAMVALLVAMSTFFVGGALAAQQLASSSNRFTHELAFAAQLAARENRLVGVRFLKRPQDAGAPGVTYFQGWQLMVPDRISGKWKPAGEVQLLEKSAVMMEGATWSTLLARPSLVPASTVDDPDTTPPLFAFKPEGGTTLPRGATDPKWCITLALAKDVEQTPGALPANYRTLVLNAHTGAVVLY; from the coding sequence GTGAGAACTAGCCGCCTCCCGTTCCAATCCTCCTCCTCCTCCTCCCGCGCCGCCTTCACCCTGGTGGAGATGATGGTGGTCATCGCCATGGTGGCGCTGCTGGTGGCCATGTCCACGTTCTTCGTCGGCGGCGCCCTGGCCGCCCAGCAGCTCGCTTCTTCCTCGAACCGGTTCACCCACGAGCTCGCCTTCGCCGCCCAGCTGGCCGCCCGGGAGAACCGCCTGGTGGGCGTGCGTTTCCTGAAGCGTCCCCAGGACGCGGGTGCTCCGGGCGTCACCTATTTCCAGGGCTGGCAGCTCATGGTGCCAGACCGCATCTCCGGCAAATGGAAGCCTGCAGGGGAGGTCCAACTGCTGGAGAAATCCGCCGTCATGATGGAGGGGGCCACCTGGTCCACCCTCCTGGCCCGCCCCTCTCTGGTACCTGCCTCGACCGTGGACGACCCCGACACCACGCCCCCTCTTTTCGCCTTCAAACCCGAGGGCGGCACCACCCTCCCGCGCGGAGCCACCGACCCCAAGTGGTGCATCACCCTGGCCCTGGCCAAAGACGTAGAGCAGACCCCAGGAGCCCTCCCCG